The segment CAATAATGAGTTGAATGTGAGGGCTTAAGGAGAGAGGGTTGAGGTGCATTTAGACCTTAGCTGTTTTTACTGTGACCATGGACAAAGTTCTTAATAACTCTGTGTATCATATGCTTCAtatgtaaaatgaagataataccTTACATAGTGTTTTTGAGGATATTAAACCATTTATAACAGTGCCTATTTGGCACATTAACAAAGCTCAATATTAGTCTTCATCACTATTaacatcattatatatatatgtatgtacacacacacatacattttttttttgtttttgtttttgccagtcctggagcttgaactcagggcccgagcactgtccctagcttctttttcctcaaggctagcactctaccacttgagccacagcgccacttccagctttttgtatatatgtggtgctgaggaatcgaacccagggcttcatttatacgagtcaagcactcttgccactaggccacattcccagcccctgatatatTGTTAATCTATAAAAGGCAATGCTAtatcagttaatttttttaaaaataaaatgctaataagCATCTTTGTGGCAATGATGCCTTTTTAATGGTAAATATCCTAaagatctttttcttttacttaatacTCAAGTTTGAGGTTTGTGAGGGTTGATTTCTATCTAGTGTTTTAGGCAatctacagttttgttttgttttgtttttagggtccAGTTTATGGCATGAATAGGCTTCCACCCCAGCAGCATATTTACGCCTACTCACAGCAAATGCACACACCACCAGTGCAAAGCTCGTCAGCTTGTATGTTCTCTCAGGAGCTGTATGGTCCTCCATTGCGTTTTGAGTCTCCAGCAACGGGAATTCTATCACCCAGGGGTGATGACTACTTCAATTATAATGTTCAACAAACAAGCACAAACCCACCATTGCCAGAGCCAGGATATTTCACAAAACCTCCAGTTGCAGCTCATGCTTCAAGATCTGCAGAATCTAAGGCTATGGAATTTGGAAAAACTAATTTTGTTCAGCCCATGCCGGGTGAAGGATTAAGGCCATCATTGACAACAGCAACTCATACAACACAGCCAACTCCTTTTAAATTTAACTCAAATTTCAAATCAAATGATGGTGACTTTACATTTTCTTCACCACAGGTTGTCACACATCCTCCTCCTTCTACTTATAGTAATAGTGAAAGCCTTTTAGGTCTCCTGACTTCAGATAAACCTTTGCAAGGAGATGGCTATAGTGGACCAAAACCAATTCCTAGCCAAAGTATTGGACCTCgaaatacatttaattttggAAGTAAATATGTATCTGGGATCTCATTTACAGAAAACACAGGGCCAAATCAGCAGAAGAATTCTGGTTTTCGTCGAAGTGATGAAATGTTTACTTTCCATGGTCCAGGGAAATCTGTATTTGGAACACCTGCTCCAGAGTTGTTAAATAAAAGTCATGAAACAGATGGAGGAAGTGCCCATGGAGAAGAGGATGATGATGGCCCTCATTTTGAGCCTGTTGTACCTCTTCCTGATAAGATTGAGGTGAAAACTggtgaggaagatgaagaagaattCTTTTGTAACCGTGCAAAGTTATTCCGTTTTGATGGTGAATCTAAAGAATGGAAAGAACGTGGGATAGGCAACGTAAAAATACTAAGGCACAAAACATCTGGTAAAATTCGTCTTCTGATGAGACGAGAACAAGTATTAAAAATCTGTGCAAATCATTATATCAGTCCTGATATGAAACTGACACCTAATGCTGGATCGGACAAGTCTTTTGTATGGCATGCCCTTGATTATGCAGATGAGTTGCCCAAACCAGAACAACTTGCAATTAGATTCAAAACTCCTGAGGAGGCAGCACTTTTTAAGTGCAAGTTTGAAGAGGCCCAGAGCATTTTAAAATCCTCTGGAACAAATGTAGCCATCCCATCAAATCAGACTGTCAGAATTGCAAAAGAATCTATAACTCATGATAAGGATATTTGTAAGTCTGATGCTGGGAACATGAATTTTGAATTTCAAGTCTCAAAGAAAGAAGGGTCTTGGTGGCATTGTAATAGCTGCTCATTAAGGAATGCTGCAACTGCTAAGAAATGTATATCATGCCAAAATGTAAATCCAAGCAGTAAAGAGCTCCTAGGCCAACCATTGGTAGAAACTGGTTCTGCTTCTAAAACTGGtccagaaaatgctcaagatagATTTGCATTGACAACAGCAAAGAAAGAAGGTCACTGGGATTGCAGTACTTGTTTAGTAAGAAATGAACCTACTGTATCCAGGTGCATTGCATGTCAAAACACAAAGTCTGCTAACAAAAGTGGATCTTCATTTGCTCGAGCTTCTTTTAAATTTGGTCAGGGAGATCTTTCTAAATCTGGTAACAGTGATATCAGATCTGTGTTTTCTACAAAGGAAGGTCAGTGGGATTGCAGAGAATGCTTGGTACAAAATGAAGGAAGCGCTACCAGATGTGTTGCTTGTCAGAATCTAAGAACGCAGAATCTACCTACTGCTTCTGTTTCAGCATCTGCCTCTTTTAAGTTTGGTACTTCGGAGATAAGTAAAACTCCAAAGAGTGGGTTTGAGGGAATGTTCACCAAGAAGGAAGGACAGTGGGATTGTAGTACATGTGCTGTACGAAACGAAGCAAATGCTACTAAATGTGTTGCTTGTCAGAATCCGGCTCAACCAATACCATTATCTTCTACTGTTCCAGCTCCTACCTCTTTCAAGTTTGGTACTTCAGAGATAGGCAAGGCTCCAAAGAGTGGGTTTGAGGGAATGTTCACCAAGAAGGAAGGACAGTGGGATTGCAGTTCATGTTTAGTACGAAATGAAGCAAGTGCTACTCATTGTATTGCTTGTCAGAATCCAGGTAAACAAAGTCAGCCTACATCTTCACTGCCTGCCTCTTCAGAGGCAAGCAAATCTACAAAGAATGGATCTGAAGGAATGTTCACCAAAAAAGAAGGACAGTGGGATTGTAGTGTTTGCCTTGTACAAAATGAGAGCTCTTCCTTAAAGTGTGTGGCTTGTGATGCTTCCAAACCAGCTTATAAGCCAATTGCAGAAGCTCCTTCAGCTTTCACAATGGGCTCAAAAACAAAGTTAAATGAGTCTTCTGGTGGTCAGGTGGGAACTTTTAAATTTGGCATTACAGAACAAGGATTTAAATTTGGGCATGTGGATCAAGAAAGTACACCTTCATTTTCATTTCAGGGTTCTTCGAATACAGAATTTAAGTCAATAAAAGAAGGATTTAGTTTTTCCATCCCTGCATCTGCTGATGGGTTTAAATTTGGCATTCAGGAACCTGGAAATCAAGAGAAGAAGTGTGAAAAGCTTCTTGAAAATGATGCTGGTTTTCAGGCTCAGGATGTTAGTAACCAGAAGAATGGTGGTAGTGTGATTTTTGGTCAAACAAGTAGTACTTTTACCTTTGCAGATCTGGCAAAATCAACTTCAGGAGAAGGATTTCAATTTGGCAAGAAAGACCCTAATTTCAAGGGATTTTCAGGTGCAGGAGAGAAATTATTCTCATCACAAGGTGGTAAAGTGTCTGAGAAAGCCAACACTTCTGCTGACCTTGAGAAAGATGACGATGCCTATAAGACTGAGGACAGTGATGACATCCATTTTGAACCAGTCGTACAAATGCCTGAAAAAGTAGAACTTgtgacaggagaagaagatgaaaAAGTTCTGTATTCACAGCGGGTAAAATTATTTAGATTTGATGCAGAAATAAGTCAGTGGAAAGAAAGGGGTTTGGGGAacttaaaaattctaaaaaatgAAGTCAATGGCAAGCTAAGGATGCTAATGCGAAGAGAACAAGTATTAAAAGTATGTGCCAATCATTGGATAACTACTACAATGAACCTAAAGCCTCTTTCTGGGTCAGATAGAGCATGGATGTGGCTAGCTAGTGATTTTTCTGATGGTGATGCCAAACTAGAGCAGCTGGCAGCAAAATTTAAGACGCCAGAACTAGCTGAAGAATTCAAGCAGAAATTTGAGGAATGCCAGCGACTTCTATTAGATATTCCACTTCAAACTCCCCATAAACTTGTAGATACTGGCAGAGCTGCCAAGCTAATACAGAGAGCTGAGGAAATGAAGAGTGGACTGAAagatttcaaaacatttttgacAAATGATCAAACAAAAGTCACTGATGAGGAGAGTCAGAATTCAGGTGCAGACGCCACCAGTGCTTCAGACACAGCAGTCAAGCCAAATCCTGAAAACACTGGGCCTACCTTAGAATGGGATAACTATGACTTAAGGGAAGATGCTTTGGATGACAGTGTAAGCAGTAGTTCAGTACATGCTTCTCCTTTGGCAAACAGCCCAGTGAGAAAAAACCTCTTCCGCTTTGGTGAGTCTACAACAGGGTTTAACTTTAGCTTTAAATCTGCTTTGAGTCCATCTAAGTCTCCTGCCAAGTTGAATCAGAGTGGGACTTCAGTTGGCACTGATGAAGAATCTGATGTTACTCAAGAAGAAGAGCGAGATGGGCAGTACTTTGAACCTGTTGTACCGTTACCTGATCTGGTTGAAGTATCCAGTGGTGAGGAAAATGAACAAGTTGTTTTTAGTCACAGAGCAAAACTCTATAGATATGATAAGGATGTTGGTCAATGGAAAGAAAGAGGTATTGGAGATATAAAGATCTTACAGAATTATGACAATAAGCAGGTTCGCATAGTGATGAGAAGAGATCAGGTATTAAAACTTTGCGCCAACCACAGAATAACTCCAGACATGACTTTGCAAAATATGAAAGGGACAGAGAGAGTGTGGGTATGGACTGCATGTGATTTTGCAGATGGAGAACGAAAAGTAGAACATTTAGCTGTTCGTTTTAAACTACAGGATGTCGCAGACTCGTTTAAGAAAATTTTTGATGAGGCAAAAACAGCCCAAGAGAAAAATTCTTTGATAACACCTCATGTTTCTCATTCAGGCACTCCTAGAGAGTCCCCTTGTGGCAAAATTGCTGTAGCTGTTTTAGAAGAAACCACAAGAGAAAGGACAGATTTAATTCAGAGTGACGACGTAGCAGATACAACTTCAGAAGGTGGAGAAGTGTCTAGTACATCTGAAACGACACCAAAAGCAGTAGTTTCGCCTCCCAAGTTTGTATTTGGCTCAGAGTCTGTTAAAAGCATTTTCAGTAGTGAAAAGTCAAAACCATTTGCATTTGGCAATAGTTCGGCCACTGGGTCTTTGTTTGGATTTAGTTTTAATGCACCTTTGAAAAATACTGAACCTGGTTCAGTAGTCCAGAATGGATCTGAATTGAAAATGGAACCTAACAAATGTGAACAGTCACAGAACTCTGATACCAAACAGTCTTCAGATGGCAGAGTCAAAAATCTCTTTGTTCCCTCTCCAAAGGAAGAGTCTTCAACTACTTATACATTTAAAACACCAGAAAAAGGTAAGTCTTTAGAGTTAAGCATaagcccctttttgttttaatgctCATTTTGATGCAAATCCCTTATAGGATTCTGATGTTTTAGTCATAAATATTGATATAGGAACACCCAAAATAAATTTGAGTGGACTTGTTCCTCCCTAAATAAGTTTACCTATGACTgtacaaacaataacagatgttgtGTAAGTTGTATAAGAGATTTCAATATTAGAAAATAATCACATTATGAAAAAGTGGAGAAGAGCCCAATATTTATAGGCATATATACTTAAATTATGATAATTAGTTGAAGTCTTTCAGGTGATTATTCTTCAGTTACTTTCTTGTCACTCCAAGAACATAGTATTAAGATGGTCATAGGAATAAGCCTCTTGCCATCATTTGTTGAATGAGCAAAGAATGAGACCAGAGGAATCAATTGAATATAGGAGACAACCAGATTGGTATAatttgagaaatatatatatatatatacatatatacatatgtatatacacacacattttttttttatcaaactgaattacagagaggttacagtttcatacattaggcattggatacatttcttgtactgttacctcgtccctcattccctccacccccctccccttttccctttcccccctcccccatgagttgttcagttcatttacaccaaacagttttgcaagtattgcttttgtagttgtttgtctttttttaccctgtgtccctcaattttggtattcccttccaatttcctagttctcataccagtatacccggtttccaatatactcagataagattacagagatagtgtaggtacaaccgcaggaaggtgatacaagaagatcatcaataatagaggctacagttacatatggcatgttgaaagtagttacaactgtgatataacaatcatttccataacatggagttcatttcacttagcatcatcttatgtgttcataagggtatagctataggcctcctgtgatcctctgaccccagtaagaatgtcctatatcaagaaaactaacagtaacaactgttggaggggatgtggccaaaagggaaccctacttcattattggtgggaatgtaaactggttcagccactctggcaagcggtatggagatttctcagaaggctaaacatagaactcccctatgacccagcagccccacttttgggcatctatccaaaagaccacaaacataatcacactaaagccaccagcacaacaatgttcatcgctgcacaattagtcatagctagaatctggaaccaacccagatgcccctcagttagaagaatggattaggaaaatgtggtacatatatacaatggaattttatgcctctatcagaaagaatgacattgccccatttataaggaaatggaaggacttggaaaaagttacactaagtgaagtgagccagacccaaagaaacatggactctatggtctcccttacagggaataattagcacaggtttagaattctaggtttgtaaaaaatattttaaagtcataTTCACTTTGTTTCCTTTAAGGTGTTCAAAAGTGAAATACTCTTTATTTTCTAGGatttaattttaatctttttaaatctAATCCAATGGCCTTTTGGACAAGCACACCTTCCTCACAGCCTGAAAGTGAAGGTATAGAGTTAGCATTCTTAGTATGAGGCAACTAGCAGCTGGTAGTCCTTAGCAGAATAACTGTGGCTGTATGAAAGTACTTAACACTACAGCATGCAtgttaaaatgtcattttaagcACCAAACCTTTTGGTGGTGTAATCACccttaagtaatttttttaaaaaagcagatgCTATATTTTCTCATTACTgactattttggtttttttttttttctactctattGTTTACAACTGTGCTTAAATGAAGACCTATGTTTCATCTAACCTTTGTCTTTAGCCACTAATATCTGCCAATATTTAAGTGTGATGGCAGCAGCATATATACTATATTGCTATGGGTCCTTAGAGGTATTTCCTTTTGTATGTGGTTTAGAAAAATACTCTTTGGGGTTTTAACAACCATCTTTGTGTAgcttgtatactgtatatatagcacggatttaaaaaaaataggtactAGACTGGAACAACAGGAAAATGGAATCTCTTGAAGACtttcatacttaaaatcattatcCAATATCACATATTGAATAGGCTGAATAAGTACAGCAGTAAGGTGatagttcttaatttttttgtggaTCCCCTCATACTTTTTTTGgagccagttttggggcttgaactcagggcctttagcttctcctttggctttcttgcttacaaGTTGATggctttctaatggttaattggagatggcatcaacagactttcctgtctgggctggctttaaaccttggtctcagatctcagcttctagagtagctaggattactggcactgGGATCTTTATTCTTAAAGTACACCAATTACTACTAGCTAAGGCAGCTATGGGAATCTGATTATTGAAAATACAGTCTTTGCTAAATTATGTGGACACAGTAGAACAGTGTACATATACTTGTATACAATTTCTGTGAGTTCTAGTAAAATCCTCTGGATTATAACTAATTTATTAATGTGTTACTACAagacagaaaagtttattctgTTTGGAATTTGATAGTATCAATCCTAAAGGACTGTAGACATAAAaactttagaaatgaaaaaactgAGGTTTAGAGAGGTCTGACTTATATCTCTGCAATTGTAGTGTCTCCTTACTATCCCTAGCTAGAAAATTTATATAtgaagtttttatttataatatccTTATGAAAAGTTATTGGCTCTTGTTCTTGGTAGCAGTATCTGATCCATTTACATACCTATGTATGTAGTTGTAACATAGTAGCTACAAGAAATATCAAATATGTCTGAATGACTGTGGCTTATGACTATATTCTGTTTatttaggaggctcagatctgaggatcatagttcaaagccagcctagagaggaaagtccaagagactcttatcaacagtaaaccaccagaaagctgtggcataagtgatagaacattagccttgagcattaaaaatagctcagagacagtatccaggctctgagttcaggccctaggactggtccaaaataaaacaaaatcaaatgtaaaaaggcacagatgaagaaaaaaaggaaaagtagaaaaaggaaagatagtattaaagaaaacatgaaatcaCTTTTAATGTATTTGATTTGTTTCATATGTATAAAACACCAGTTTAATGTGAAATCAGTTTTAACAGATTGACACATTGAAAATGTAATTTCAGCTTGTAATCAATATAAAACATTGCTAAAGTATTCACATTATTTTTTCATCCCAAGTCTTTAGAATCCAATACATTTATTTACTCTTACATCTCAATTTGATTAGCTCCCTTTTAAGTGTTAAATTGCCATGTATATATGACAAGGCTATCATCTTAGAAAATGTTGCTCTAGAGAATATAACTATAACTCTATAACTATAGTTGGTACATAGCATGCTTCATGACTGGGTTAGTTTAAACTTAAAGATACTTTAGGATAGAAAttactgttattttaaaaaattatttactgttgttgttgtagtaccagtcttggggcttgaactcagggcctgtgcactgtctctgaacctttatgctcaaggctggctctctgtcacttgaaccactgctccacttctagttttttgatggttagttggagataagaatctcatggactttcctatcagggttagcttcaagccatgatcctcatttctcaactctcctgagtagctaggattacaggggtgagccactaacTAGCATATGGCTAGGTATTCTTAATAGATCTAGcagattatatataaaatttcttttattttttgccctttTTGTTGGTGAGGAATgggaaacaatgaaaaaagatGTTTTCAGACATTTTCTCAGATTCTTACAGTATTGCCTATAGGGTGAGAGTTTGGCTTAGTTTTGCATAGTGTTACGTTTGGAAATCTGCAAAGCTGCATGGGGTTCCACGTACTGTGTTATctgtgacagttttttttttcttatatgaaCTAATCAAGGTTGATTTTGGATTAGTTTCATATGTATACTAATCTTTGCTTATaatttctttaaagttttttCTCAGTTTGAAATGCATGGATATTTTGCTGGACTGTATGTTTTATAGTATTCCATATATGATTGTGATAGCACTTGATAAATTTATAGAAATTAGCAGCAGTTCTTTTTAATGAGTGATAAGTAAAAGTAAGACATTTTGGAGtaaaaaatttgtgttctttACTGAGTTTTGGTAGAATACTAAATTAGACTGGTAattctaatttattattattgaacTTTTGTCTGCGAAAGTATGGAATTTAAAAATCAGTGTGTTAACTGATAAGTTTCATAGAACTTATTTTTAGTTGCTAATGAAGTCACCTCAGAGCTTGCGGTTTTTCACGTTTTTACTTGTGTTacagcaaaagagaagaaaaaacctGCGGATCCTCcctcagatgatgatgatgataatgctgctgctgctgctgatgttCTTATTGTCTATGAACTAACTCCAACTCCTGAGCAAAAAGCCCTTGCAACCAAACTTAAACTTCCTCCAACTTTCTTCTGCTATAAGAATAGGCCAGATTATGTTAgcgaagaagaggaagatggtaAATCTTTTGTTATTTAAATCCACTCTGTTGCTATTGATCTTAGTAATTAGGAAAGGTGTTTATTTAAACCCAAGCTTTTTAGAACTTATCACTAACATCCTTACAGGTAGATAGTTGCCCTAAATGTATACGCAATAGTCAATGAATGTAATAATTGAAGAATGGCGGGTCATGTATCAGGTACATGTTTTGATGGAATTGAAAGTAATCAT is part of the Perognathus longimembris pacificus isolate PPM17 chromosome 8, ASM2315922v1, whole genome shotgun sequence genome and harbors:
- the Rgpd4 gene encoding ranBP2-like and GRIP domain-containing protein 4 isoform X1 codes for the protein MRRSKADVERYIASVQGSAPSPREKSMKGFYFAKLYYEAKEYDLAKKYISTYINVQERDPKAHRFLGLLYEAEENTDKAVECYKRSVELNPTQKDLVLKIAELLCKNDVTDGRAKYWVERAAKFFPGSPAVYKLKEQLLDCKGEDGWNKLFDLIQSELYARPDDVHVNIRLVELYRSNKRLKDAVAHCHEAERNIALRSSLEWNSCVVHTLKEYLESLQCLESEKTNWRATNKDLLLAYANLTLLTLSTRDVQESRELLESFDGALQSVKASVGGNDELSATFIEMKGHFYMHAGSLLLKMGQHSDVQWRALCELAALCYLIAFQVPRPKVKLIKGEAGQNLLEMMAFDRLSQSGHMLVNLSRGKQDFLKEVVESFANKSGQSALYDALFSSQLPKDNSFLGSDNIVNIDVQAPEPDDLARYDIGAIRAHNGSLQHLTWLGLQWNSLPTLPAIRKWLKQLFHHLPQETSRLETNAPESICILDLEVFLLGVIYTSHLQLKEKCNSHRSSYQPLCLPLPVCKQLCTERQKSWWDAVCTLIHRKAIPGTSAKLRLLVQHEINTLRGQEKHGLQPALLVYWAKCLQKTGSSLNSFYDQREYIGRSVHYWKKVLPLLKIIKMKNSIPEPTDPLFKHFHCADIQASEIDEYEEDAHITFAILDAVNGNVEDAMTTFESIKNVVSYWNLALIFHRKAEDIENDALSPEEQEECKNYLRKTRDYLIKILDDSDSNLSVVQKLPVPLESVKEMLNSVMQELEDYSDGGPLYKNGCLRNTDLEIKHSTPSPTKYSLSPSKSYKYSPKTPPRWAEDQNCLLKMICQQVEAIKKEMQELKLNSSNSASPHRWPSENYGPDSVPDGYQGSQSFHGAPLTVATTGPSVYYSQSPAYNSQYLLRPAANVTPPKGPVYGMNRLPPQQHIYAYSQQMHTPPVQSSSACMFSQELYGPPLRFESPATGILSPRGDDYFNYNVQQTSTNPPLPEPGYFTKPPVAAHASRSAESKAMEFGKTNFVQPMPGEGLRPSLTTATHTTQPTPFKFNSNFKSNDGDFTFSSPQVVTHPPPSTYSNSESLLGLLTSDKPLQGDGYSGPKPIPSQSIGPRNTFNFGSKYVSGISFTENTGPNQQKNSGFRRSDEMFTFHGPGKSVFGTPAPELLNKSHETDGGSAHGEEDDDGPHFEPVVPLPDKIEVKTGEEDEEEFFCNRAKLFRFDGESKEWKERGIGNVKILRHKTSGKIRLLMRREQVLKICANHYISPDMKLTPNAGSDKSFVWHALDYADELPKPEQLAIRFKTPEEAALFKCKFEEAQSILKSSGTNVAIPSNQTVRIAKESITHDKDICKSDAGNMNFEFQVSKKEGSWWHCNSCSLRNAATAKKCISCQNVNPSSKELLGQPLVETGSASKTGPENAQDRFALTTAKKEGHWDCSTCLVRNEPTVSRCIACQNTKSANKSGSSFARASFKFGQGDLSKSGNSDIRSVFSTKEGQWDCRECLVQNEGSATRCVACQNLRTQNLPTASVSASASFKFGTSEISKTPKSGFEGMFTKKEGQWDCSTCAVRNEANATKCVACQNPAQPIPLSSTVPAPTSFKFGTSEIGKAPKSGFEGMFTKKEGQWDCSSCLVRNEASATHCIACQNPGKQSQPTSSLPASSEASKSTKNGSEGMFTKKEGQWDCSVCLVQNESSSLKCVACDASKPAYKPIAEAPSAFTMGSKTKLNESSGGQVGTFKFGITEQGFKFGHVDQESTPSFSFQGSSNTEFKSIKEGFSFSIPASADGFKFGIQEPGNQEKKCEKLLENDAGFQAQDVSNQKNGGSVIFGQTSSTFTFADLAKSTSGEGFQFGKKDPNFKGFSGAGEKLFSSQGGKVSEKANTSADLEKDDDAYKTEDSDDIHFEPVVQMPEKVELVTGEEDEKVLYSQRVKLFRFDAEISQWKERGLGNLKILKNEVNGKLRMLMRREQVLKVCANHWITTTMNLKPLSGSDRAWMWLASDFSDGDAKLEQLAAKFKTPELAEEFKQKFEECQRLLLDIPLQTPHKLVDTGRAAKLIQRAEEMKSGLKDFKTFLTNDQTKVTDEESQNSGADATSASDTAVKPNPENTGPTLEWDNYDLREDALDDSVSSSSVHASPLANSPVRKNLFRFGESTTGFNFSFKSALSPSKSPAKLNQSGTSVGTDEESDVTQEEERDGQYFEPVVPLPDLVEVSSGEENEQVVFSHRAKLYRYDKDVGQWKERGIGDIKILQNYDNKQVRIVMRRDQVLKLCANHRITPDMTLQNMKGTERVWVWTACDFADGERKVEHLAVRFKLQDVADSFKKIFDEAKTAQEKNSLITPHVSHSGTPRESPCGKIAVAVLEETTRERTDLIQSDDVADTTSEGGEVSSTSETTPKAVVSPPKFVFGSESVKSIFSSEKSKPFAFGNSSATGSLFGFSFNAPLKNTEPGSVVQNGSELKMEPNKCEQSQNSDTKQSSDGRVKNLFVPSPKEESSTTYTFKTPEKAKEKKKPADPPSDDDDDNAAAAADVLIVYELTPTPEQKALATKLKLPPTFFCYKNRPDYVSEEEEDDEDFEMAVKKLNGKLYLDDSEKLRPLEENLTDNEKECVIVWEKKPTVEEKAKADTLKLPPTFFCGVCSDTDEDNGHGEDFESELQKVQEAQKSQSEEIADDVYTGGTEVVAPFLCKSEEIDSTIKLTSLPLLSSGTANKPVDLSTAKETDPKPASEVESKTVSFGFGNSTGLSFADLASSNSGDFAFGSKDKNFQWANTGATVFGTQAKGKGVEDEDGSDEEVVHNEDIHFEPIVSLPEVEVKSGEEDEEILFKERAKLYRWDRDVTQWKERGVGDIKILWHTMKNYYRILMRRDQVFKVCANHFITKTMELKPLNASNNALVWTASDYADGEAKIEQLAVRFKTKEMAECFKKKFEECQQNLLKLQKGQVSLAAELSKETNPMVYFDVCVDGEPLGRITMELFSNIVPLTAENFRALCTGEKGFGFKNSIFHRVIPDFVCQGGDITKHDGTGGKSIYGDKFEDENFIVKHTGPGLLSMANRGRDTNNSQFFITLKKAEHLDFKHVVFGFVKDGMDVVKKIESFGSPKGSVSGRISITECGQL
- the Rgpd4 gene encoding ranBP2-like and GRIP domain-containing protein 4 isoform X3, whose product is MNRLPPQQHIYAYSQQMHTPPVQSSSACMFSQELYGPPLRFESPATGILSPRGDDYFNYNVQQTSTNPPLPEPGYFTKPPVAAHASRSAESKAMEFGKTNFVQPMPGEGLRPSLTTATHTTQPTPFKFNSNFKSNDGDFTFSSPQVVTHPPPSTYSNSESLLGLLTSDKPLQGDGYSGPKPIPSQSIGPRNTFNFGSKYVSGISFTENTGPNQQKNSGFRRSDEMFTFHGPGKSVFGTPAPELLNKSHETDGGSAHGEEDDDGPHFEPVVPLPDKIEVKTGEEDEEEFFCNRAKLFRFDGESKEWKERGIGNVKILRHKTSGKIRLLMRREQVLKICANHYISPDMKLTPNAGSDKSFVWHALDYADELPKPEQLAIRFKTPEEAALFKCKFEEAQSILKSSGTNVAIPSNQTVRIAKESITHDKDICKSDAGNMNFEFQVSKKEGSWWHCNSCSLRNAATAKKCISCQNVNPSSKELLGQPLVETGSASKTGPENAQDRFALTTAKKEGHWDCSTCLVRNEPTVSRCIACQNTKSANKSGSSFARASFKFGQGDLSKSGNSDIRSVFSTKEGQWDCRECLVQNEGSATRCVACQNLRTQNLPTASVSASASFKFGTSEISKTPKSGFEGMFTKKEGQWDCSTCAVRNEANATKCVACQNPAQPIPLSSTVPAPTSFKFGTSEIGKAPKSGFEGMFTKKEGQWDCSSCLVRNEASATHCIACQNPGKQSQPTSSLPASSEASKSTKNGSEGMFTKKEGQWDCSVCLVQNESSSLKCVACDASKPAYKPIAEAPSAFTMGSKTKLNESSGGQVGTFKFGITEQGFKFGHVDQESTPSFSFQGSSNTEFKSIKEGFSFSIPASADGFKFGIQEPGNQEKKCEKLLENDAGFQAQDVSNQKNGGSVIFGQTSSTFTFADLAKSTSGEGFQFGKKDPNFKGFSGAGEKLFSSQGGKVSEKANTSADLEKDDDAYKTEDSDDIHFEPVVQMPEKVELVTGEEDEKVLYSQRVKLFRFDAEISQWKERGLGNLKILKNEVNGKLRMLMRREQVLKVCANHWITTTMNLKPLSGSDRAWMWLASDFSDGDAKLEQLAAKFKTPELAEEFKQKFEECQRLLLDIPLQTPHKLVDTGRAAKLIQRAEEMKSGLKDFKTFLTNDQTKVTDEESQNSGADATSASDTAVKPNPENTGPTLEWDNYDLREDALDDSVSSSSVHASPLANSPVRKNLFRFGESTTGFNFSFKSALSPSKSPAKLNQSGTSVGTDEESDVTQEEERDGQYFEPVVPLPDLVEVSSGEENEQVVFSHRAKLYRYDKDVGQWKERGIGDIKILQNYDNKQVRIVMRRDQVLKLCANHRITPDMTLQNMKGTERVWVWTACDFADGERKVEHLAVRFKLQDVADSFKKIFDEAKTAQEKNSLITPHVSHSGTPRESPCGKIAVAVLEETTRERTDLIQSDDVADTTSEGGEVSSTSETTPKAVVSPPKFVFGSESVKSIFSSEKSKPFAFGNSSATGSLFGFSFNAPLKNTEPGSVVQNGSELKMEPNKCEQSQNSDTKQSSDGRVKNLFVPSPKEESSTTYTFKTPEKAKEKKKPADPPSDDDDDNAAAAADVLIVYELTPTPEQKALATKLKLPPTFFCYKNRPDYVSEEEEDDEDFEMAVKKLNGKLYLDDSEKLRPLEENLTDNEKECVIVWEKKPTVEEKAKADTLKLPPTFFCGVCSDTDEDNGHGEDFESELQKVQEAQKSQSEEIADDVYTGGTEVVAPFLCKSEEIDSTIKLTSLPLLSSGTANKPVDLSTAKETDPKPASEVESKTVSFGFGNSTGLSFADLASSNSGDFAFGSKDKNFQWANTGATVFGTQAKGKGVEDEDGSDEEVVHNEDIHFEPIVSLPEVEVKSGEEDEEILFKERAKLYRWDRDVTQWKERGVGDIKILWHTMKNYYRILMRRDQVFKVCANHFITKTMELKPLNASNNALVWTASDYADGEAKIEQLAVRFKTKEMAECFKKKFEECQQNLLKLQKGQVSLAAELSKETNPMVYFDVCVDGEPLGRITMELFSNIVPLTAENFRALCTGEKGFGFKNSIFHRVIPDFVCQGGDITKHDGTGGKSIYGDKFEDENFIVKHTGPGLLSMANRGRDTNNSQFFITLKKAEHLDFKHVVFGFVKDGMDVVKKIESFGSPKGSVSGRISITECGQL